Proteins from one Eretmochelys imbricata isolate rEreImb1 chromosome 28, rEreImb1.hap1, whole genome shotgun sequence genomic window:
- the LOC144258261 gene encoding uncharacterized protein LOC144258261 isoform X2, translating to MISQLEQGEEPWVSELQGSQERQILRAPCIGGDAMACEKEEQNSQQEDAEQVDKHRALSQRLERNVSRSHVQEKSCEIQHRPERKQGNQPGEEVGECISCHGTQKHLKETTTQQEILKGKRKNTCTECGKNLCDYSALLKHQRIHTGERPYECSECGKTFNRSSHLISHERIHTGERPYECCECGKCFTNSSALSEHQRIHTGERPYECCECGKSFTHRSAHSRHQRIHTGERPYKCSECGKSFTSSSALSGHQRIHTGERPYECSECGKNFTHRSGLFEHQRIHTGERPYECSECGQTFNCSSHLIRHQRIHTGERPYECSECGKNFTHRSGLFHHQRIHTEERPYQCRECRKTFNRSSHLIRHQRIHTGERPYGCSECGESFTNSSALSEHQRIHTGERPYGCSECGKNFTHRSALSRHQRIHTGERPYECSECGKNFTQRSALSRHQRIHTGERPYDCSECGKNFTHRSGLFEHQRIHTGERPYQCRECRKTFNCSSHLIRHQRIHTGERPFECSVCGKSFTNSSALSEHQRIHTGDRPYECRECGKSFTHRSGLFHHQRIHTRERPYQCCECGKTFSSYSAHIIHQRICNGDQDHKNL from the exons atgatctcccagctggaacaaggggaagagccatgggtctcagagctccagggttcaCAGGAAAGACAGATCCTGAGAGCTCCCTGCATAG GAGGTGATGCAATGGCATGTGAGAAAGAGGAGCAGAATTctcagcaggaagatgctgagcaagtGGATAAACACAGAGCACTATCACAAAGATTGGAAAGGAATGTGTCCAGGAGTCATGTCCAGGAAAAATCCTGTGAGATTCAGCACAGACCAGAAAGAAAGCAGGGAAACCAGCCAGGGGAGGAAGTGGGTGAATGTATTTCCTGTCACGGAACTCAGAAGCACCTCAAGGAAACCACAACACAGCAGGAAATCCtcaagggaaagagaaaaaatacatgCACTGAGTGTGGAAAAAACTTATGTGACTACTCAGCCCTTCtaaagcatcagagaatccacacaggggagaggccctatgaatgcagtgagtgtgggaaaaccttcaatcGCAGCTCGCATCTTATTAGTcatgagagaatccacacaggggagaggccctatgaatgctgtgagtgtgggaaatgcttcactaacagctcagccctttctgaacatcagcgaatccacacaggggagaggccctatgagtgctgtgagtgtgggaaaagcttcactcacaGATCAGCCCATTCtagacatcagagaatccacactggggagAGGCCGTataaatgcagtgagtgtgggaaaagcttcactagcagctcagcactttctggacatcagagaatccacacaggggagaggccctacgaatgcagtgagtgtggaaAAAACTTCACTCACAGATCAGGCCTTTTtgagcatcagagaatccacacgggggagaggccctatgaatgcagtgagtgtgggcaAACCTTCAATTGCAGCTCACACCTTATtaggcatcagagaatccacacaggggagaggccctatgaatgcagtgagtgtggaaAAAACTTCACTCACAGATCAGGCCTTTTtcaccatcagagaatccacacagagGAGAGGCCCTATCAATGCCGTGAGTGTAGGAAAACCTTTAATCGCAGCTCGCACCTCATtaggcatcagagaatccacactggagagaggccCTACGGatgcagtgagtgtggggaaagcttcactaacagctcagccctttctgaacatcagagaatccacactggggagAGGCCCTACggatgcagtgagtgtgggaaaaacttcactcacaggtcagccctttctagacatcagagaatccacacaggggagaggccctacgaatgcagtgagtgtgggaaaaacttcactcAGAGATCAGCCCTTTCtagacatcagagaatccacacgggggagaggccctatgactgcagtgagtgtgggaaaaacttcactcACAGATCAGGCCTTTTtgagcatcagagaatccacacaggggagaggccctatcaATGCCGTGAGTGTAGGAAAACCTTCAATTGCAGCTCACACCTTATtaggcatcagagaatccacaccggAGAGAGGCCCTTTGAATGCAgtgtgtgtgggaaaagcttcactaacagctcagccctttctgaacatcagagaatccacacaggggacaggccctatgaatgccgtgagtgtgggaaaagcttcactcacaGATCAGGCCTTTTtcaccatcagagaatccacacaagGGAGAGGCCCTATCagtgctgtgagtgtgggaaaaccttctctTCCTACTCAGCACATATTATCCATCAGAGAATCTGCAATGGGGATCAAGaccataaaaacctctag